A segment of the Carya illinoinensis cultivar Pawnee chromosome 1, C.illinoinensisPawnee_v1, whole genome shotgun sequence genome:
GTTCCTGAGCTTGTGAACAGGGCTTTATTGGATTGGTTGTCAAGTCTATCATCTGAAGCCTCCCCCCAGTCACTGTAACCTctacaaatttcatatatagcTTTATACTTCAAACTATACTGTCCCTTGAGGTTTTActggtaatttgattgtcaagTCTAGCTATCAGCTGAAGCCTCTCTCTAGTCACTGTAACCTCTACAAATTTCATGGCTTTACACTTCCAATGTCCCTGAGATTTTACTAGTAAATATTCCCTCGCTATTTATCAATTTGTCATCAATATTCCCTCATTAAGACAAAAGGAAAGGTTTAGTATCATTATTTTATGTTCCCTTAACTATAGTCTATtgcacactacaagaaaaatggtcttTCCCAGCACCATTAATTTCTGTAAATAACccctaaaatcgctgcaattgctCTTTTTCAGCAATTTCTACTGCGCCGGACGTTAGTCGCATTTATTTATTCACTTATAAGCAAAATCAGTGAAAGccaaaaatcgctgcaaataataCTTGCAATTTATGTCGCTACAAATACCGGACAAAATCATCACAATTGCGTATCACAATTCCGGAGATTTTAGTATCATTAGACAAAATCATGCATGCAGTGTCTCTCTTAAAGGaaataggcttgaaattttataattgCTGGAAGTACTGATAAGTAGGTCATTTCCAAAATGATCTAACCGATCAACAACGTGTACATACGACCCATAAAATAAGGTTCCGTGGCCAAACTAGCTAGAAGATTCATTATGACGGCCGGCTGGTCCTGTAAATGAGGGGCAATATTATAGTTGTCAATCAATATCGATCCCACCAGTAAAAAGTTTCCCTAgtaccatcttcttcttcttcttttttaaatgtaCGTGTACATATGCAATGATGCAAGATGATTTACTTGTACATATGCAATGATGCAAGATGATTTACAAGTTGTAATGTTTAATGTTATAATATTCATGTGGCTTAATCATTTATgcccaaatatttaattaatttgtgtgATCTTATTCAACATGAgaagtttgtatatatatatgtgtgtgtgttgaGATGAATGCAAAGAACCATTTGTATAGAAAAATTTGGTACTTCTATCATgtttattagtaatttatgataTCCTATTAATGCTTGTTTGCATGGAATGAGGATGTTGTTTCCGCTATctgaaacaaaagaaattgcAACATGGTTGCTACAATATTATAGCTAGTCAAATTGCTTACAAAAATTGGTTGCgactcaaataattaaaaataaaagggtTTGTTGATAAGAATTGTCgtgtttcaatttaaaatctcaTCTAGTTGGAGAAACATTGTCTGCTACAAATTAAAATACCTAAAATTAGTGGGGTTTGAATTCAAACCTTGGAAAACATCCATGCATCAAGGATCTTGGGCTTGGTCTGACAAGAGAGATTCCCACGTTTCTTTATGTCAACTGCATGTGTAGATTAACATAGGAAACCAAAACGATGAAAGTGGCTAGAATGCCAAACCAAGCCGATTTAAAACTCGAAATACTTTATTCGTTCCGTCcatgttttaagtatttaatgAACTCTGGTTTGCTTCATTTGAAACTGTGAACTCCACCTAAGATAGTCACTGCTTCTGTCCCTTCAGTTCATTTGAAGTACTTCTCAACAAATGGCTCAAAAaagcaaaattctaataatcgGAGCGACCGGATATATAGGAAAATTCATGGTGGAGGGAAGTGTGAAATCTGGGCACCCGACTTTTGCATTGGTTAGAGAAAGCGGAGGTTCTAATCCTGAAAGGTTGGAACTCATTGAGAGCTTCAAGAGCTCTGGGGTGGCACTTGTCTACGTATGTCTTCAACTTAATTCTTGCGTACCTgtgcttttattttgattttgcttAGCCTATTGATCTTCAAATTCTTGGAGATTTCTCGCAGGGAGACATCTATCATCATGAGAGCTTGGTGAAGGCAATCAAGCAAGTCGATGTAGTGATCTCCACAGTTGGGGTTCAACAAATGAGTGATCAGGCGAAAATCATTGCTGCCATTAAAGAAGCTGGAAATATAAAGGCAAGGCATCAAACaccttttcaatatatattttcctaGCTAGAACTCAGTTCCTTTTTCGATTCCAAATCTTGGACTGAATGAGTACTGTTCTAGAGAAacttttactataaaattatCGGTGGGTTTCAGAGATTTCTCCCATCAGAGTTTGGAGTGGATGTGGATCATGTCAATGCAGTTGAGCCAGCCTCAAGTCTTTTCGCTCTCAAGGCTAACTTCCGGAGATCAATTGAGGCTGAAGGAATCCCATACACCTACATCGTGTCCAACGCCTTTGTTGGGTACTTTTTGAGTAACCTTGGACAGATGGATGCCTCAGCTCCACCAAGAGACAAAGTAGTAGTATTAGGAGATGGAAATACCAAAGGTACTACAATTATTAGCTTAAAATCCAATCATCTTTTACTTACCTTGAATGACTTTCTTAAAGTGTGCATATGCGGCCTGTGCTTTATGTTTTCTACTAGGAGATTAAATACTTGTTAATATTGTGCATGCATGGTAACAGTAACTTTTGTCAAGGAAGAAGATGTTGCGACTTATACCATCAAAGCAGTGGATGATCCAAGAACCTTGAATAAGATCCTCTATCTTAGACTCCCTGCCAACATTTTTTCATTCCATGAGATTGTATCTCTATGGGAGAAGAAGATCGGAAAGACACTCGAGAAGACTTATGTTCTAGAGGATGAACTTCTTAAGAAGATCCAGGGTGAGTAAGAACGGTTTTTAGCTGAAAGATGACGCGCGTTTGCTTCTAGATCTAAGTTAGTGACATGGGATTCTAATTACCTAGTTTCAATTACTTATTTACTAGGCTGGTAGTTGGAACATTAAgatcttttatatttatataactattAGTCCAACCAGCTAACTGTTATATATGATTGCAATATTaatcaaattataatactaaaaACCTTTTAATCAAAAGTACTTCCTACTTACCtattacatgaaacttgaaaccaagAATCTTCATTAATTTGActtttttatttcatcaactTTTACGGCATGtaaagttttttctttcttcgttttttgtttttgaatgttTAACCTTTTAGAATTTCCTATAGAATTCATGAACAGTTCCATGTACCTCACCTGCTGCATGGTGATGAATTGCAGGCGGAGATCATGGTTAAATGAAGGTTGGGCTAGCTCATGTACTTCTGATACTTATCTAATTTTGATTTTCTGCAGAATCTTCATTTCCCACAAACCTCATTCTATCCATCTGTCACTCTGCGTTTGTGAAGGGAGATACTACAAATTTTGAGATTGATGCTTCTTCTGGCGTGGAGGCTTCTGAGATTTACCCAGATGTAAAATACACAACTGTGGACGAATACCTGGATCAGCTTGTCTAAAACTTGGGAAATTATTATACTTACCATGTACACAATAAAAACAAGGCCTCGTGAGGTCACCATGCGTGGTCTGTGTAGCATTTGCTTTAATTTTCATATGTTCGCTTGATTATCTGTCTTATATATAAACCGGCCTAGAGCTGGAACCTTTGCATGTAAAGTTAAATGTTTAATTCCATGTTAACAACGGAAGTAAATTGGTAATTTATGTTGTGTTTGTAATAATGGAAATCATAAAAATCCTTTTTCTCATGAGGTTTTATATATAGCTTGTGATATATAGTACATAGATGttaattaattatcataatttagtGGCTTCTATTCAGATTTTCTTTTGCCCTCGCTGATATATAGTAAATAAAAGTAATGATCTCTtgggaattaaaaaaaagtaaatgggGTAGTAGACCGGTAGTATAAAGTAGCAAGggtatcattttccattgtGCAAACATACTCTGTTTTccgtatatattttcttttaacacTCACTCCATTTTTCTGTATGGGGTGGCAAATCATGAGCAGCAGTTCAGAGTTCTAGGCAGCTCAGGTTGTAGAATCCTGGTGCAATTGgaatttgatatttatttcaCTCTGTTAAAGCTAGAGTTTGTGTTGCGCCTTCGGCTGCCCAAaaatcacacccacaatagatagagataatatttaagtggttcggcaacttgcctacgtccactgaagcggaaattcgatttttcaatatgtttgtacaattttacaaacactcacaacatctctctatctctctcaaatggcctccgtTCTGGGGTTCCCCAGAACCCATTTTCGCGCTCAGCCCTCTGCCCGATCTCTCACCTCAGTGAGGATGATTTTCATCTTCAgaattcatctccttttataggagaaccaTGGGGGACAAGACATGCAATTTTCACGTCTTCTTTCGGTGCAGCTTGATCAAGTGCTCTCttggtcaatatttgctgcAGAAATACGGTGGAGTGGGTGGCTGGCTGCAGTTGGTGCCTAATAAAACCAAGAGAgaaaacggtgcatgtgcagcaaCTATACACCACCTGCACTCACACTTGGGTTgactcaacaatcaccccctccacccaagtgtgccataccaggctgcttgcaaactgattcattcttcaaatgattgcactccttcattggaatgcttgtcagccatgagagatccgctatcaaatgcatctgcaggtacgtcttcaaatggatgtcttgatgcctctccaaatgcatcttcaaatgcattagcatcgtctacatccacagagcttgcaagggattttcttcagaggagatttacaagtgcctaactgcacaatctcaactctctagggttctttcttttgctcgagtccatgagtccgcactcatgtacaccttgagcaaactgagcttcgctctaggctcatccgagcgaacaatctgttTCGCTCTAGCCACATTCGAGCGAACAATCTGAGTAAACTGAGTTTCACTCTAggctcatccgagcgaacaatctgcttggtgcctttacagctttcaaaccaggctccataatcctacaatcacaccaatctccaacttggagactggttctcaacatgccgagctctatctccagcatgatcccttatacaattttacagctcatgtcttcaacttagaagactaactaaagtgatgcataactttagttcatcacgtacaatgcccttaatcaacacatctacatagggcaacacatctcccactgcactgggaatcaatggtttcgcacggaccttgacacatatcagagaacctgttgctgaggtctcatctctgatctgggtgactgacccttcatcctgctgctatcttcagtcgcatgtgcccatcttgtatgcagtctccgacttgcataatctctcatcttgcaagatttttcttcatgccgtagttcactaccttcattcagcaggatatattttaaggtagtaaccactatggaggtctgatcgtcttgacagttctttaggtgtagatatccccgGAACATTTGACGTTTTGTCCCCATCTCTCACAAC
Coding sequences within it:
- the LOC122308250 gene encoding eugenol synthase 2-like; amino-acid sequence: MAQKSKILIIGATGYIGKFMVEGSVKSGHPTFALVRESGGSNPERLELIESFKSSGVALVYGDIYHHESLVKAIKQVDVVISTVGVQQMSDQAKIIAAIKEAGNIKRFLPSEFGVDVDHVNAVEPASSLFALKANFRRSIEAEGIPYTYIVSNAFVGYFLSNLGQMDASAPPRDKVVVLGDGNTKVTFVKEEDVATYTIKAVDDPRTLNKILYLRLPANIFSFHEIVSLWEKKIGKTLEKTYVLEDELLKKIQESSFPTNLILSICHSAFVKGDTTNFEIDASSGVEASEIYPDVKYTTVDEYLDQLV